Part of the Mastacembelus armatus chromosome 6, fMasArm1.2, whole genome shotgun sequence genome, AAATCACACAAAACATTGAAGCTGCTGTCTACACAGTGTTAATGACTGAGGATTATCCAGGACTTTGTTTATGGACTTTTCAGGGTAAAGCCTTTTTTAAACTCCAATTACCTCCAGGGCATCAGGGTGGAGGCAGAAATCTTAAAACCAGGACATATAAACCAGAACGACATACCACTAAAGGGTGTCAGTGAAAAGGTGTGGACTGACCTGCACTGAGTTGAGTCTGCAGTACCCGTTCAAGGGGAAGCGGATGACGTGGGTGGGGTCCTGGTTCCAGCCGGCGTTGACAGAGTTACACATGACGTCTCCAGTTTCGGGGAAGATTTCCTCAATCAGGACTTTCTCCCCGCTCAGAGCGATCCTCTCGCCCAGGTCGGGCGTGACGCGAACCACCAGACACTCACAGGGTGACGTGCGTTGGGCCTCCCGCTCCGCCTGCCAGCGCTCCAACTCCCGAACCATGGGGGTCAGCTGGTAGTACCGAGCCTCCTCGTACAGCTGAGGGAAGTCCTGCAGGGGGCACAGACAGGGGGGCAGTTAGTGACTGGACAACACAAAGGACTGACAAGACTTcctatttattttaacatttaatttgtttctcatgtcattttccttttattgttttgggtcttttattcttttagtGCCACTtcctttattttccttttctaactccacttcctcccaaatATAAAATCAGATCCATCCAGTCCAAAGGCccaatcaggaccatgctaggtggctaatgctaccaaaccaacaggttagctttagatgctaacacatccagaaggaagaaggccccatgtggatccactgtgagtcctttggctgctttgaactctctccatgtgaaaaagccaaagccatgttaaccctggttgttggtctttctttgtcccactctctctgggctaaagaacgccgcctcttggctctggcagccactggttcccactttgagctgcagagactcctccatggctgctgttggaaaccactactggctgTAGGAGGAGTGGGGGGTATATCTGAGAGCAACCGGGGCCTGGCTCTGGGCACCTGCAGACTGTGTTGAAACCTTAATGTAACTGAAGTCGGAGCTTCTTGCTCTACTGGTGAAATACAAAGAATGAAGCTTGTGCCTTTTTTCCAGGTTTTCACTCCACCCAGCTCCCGacgaggagctgctgctggcccGAGGCTTCACGCTGTATCAAAGCCTCGCCTACTTCGCACCCTCCCCCTCTCCAGGCTGGAAGCGAGGGATAGATGTGTTTTATAAAGAAGGCCTGTGTCCGCAGGGTGTTTTAGTCATCCTGAGCAGAGGAGCAGAATAACAGaggcagcacaaactacagggAGGGAGATGAGAGAGATGCAATAtgcctgctgacacacacacacacacacacacacacacacacacactaatttagtaaaacacacactggtctGTGCTGTAAGTGAGTGCAGCACTGAGCTCTGTGCAGCCAGCGGCTCTGCGTTGATTAAAGTGGCAGAATGTGCCGAGTTAAAAGAGTCGCTGCTGTTTGTTCAGACTAACGAAGATAACGACGAGCTGCTGGACCAGGGCAGAGCATCCGTTTGACCTGGAGCTTGAGTTTCTCCATCTTTGCATGTCTGAGCTGCGTTCGCTGGCAGCCAGAGCCCGTCTTTAGAAACCAGAGATACGGCTGTAATCTTTATCCTGCAACGCACTTTAAACACACACGAGCTCCTGATGCACCTTTGAAATCTCAGTAGTTTTACAGTTGCATGACTTAGTTTGTGAACAACTAACAACTGGACGTTAGGTTTTAATAACCAGGAACACGTTACCTAAAGAAGCTGAGGGCACAAGCCTCTGATTCATCACTGTCTGCTTTCACTtcacagaataataataaaaaccaaaatcACTGTGTAATAACGTGAAGTGATATTTCCCTGTGACCTACGTCACCCTGACCTGGAATCAGCTGCTCACTGGACGTTTCTGGGTCACGCGAGTTCTGGCGGCCACAGACTCAAGGCAGCGAATCAAGAACCAGACTCACAAGCAGCTGGGACAGaacacctcaacacacacacacacacacacaccaaaaaccaaaccacatCAACAGAGAAACATTCATGTCCATCAGGTATGAGACTAATTCTCTTGGAAACATTTAGGATGAGCTCAGTTTAGTCCAACAGGTTTATATTTCTGGGctgaactgaaaacatttatttgtctttatttacccaatgtaaaaaaaaaatagtcccCCTAGCAACTTGACACAAGGGAGGCCTGGCCCAGAAGGCAGAACCACATGTTccagaaaaaacaacaggaaaaccAAACAGAAGCTCAAAGTGgaatgaaacatttttacatgttcAGATTCAGCTTCAgacaaacagaagcaaaatATTAGATTCCACCTCTGACACGTTTTATCCTCCTGAAGAAATgaggcttcatttcaaaacCGACAGCAGCAAAGACCACGAGGTTCGGCCCCTGATGGGTCCCACATCTCTGTATTCACTCTCGAAGCTGCAGTTTGATACCAGCCTTCTTACGATCGGACCAGACACTGAActtatatgaaaatataatccATACCAGGATCCTACTGGTGAGCTGTGTAGGTCaaaggggtcaaaggtcagtttaATCAGATCCAGCAGgttatatatcatatatacagtaatatatttataaagtactgtgcaaatgttttaggcactaaaaatgaTGCTTTTAACATCAAAAGTTTTTCAGTAaaggaaccaaacctaaatctaatcagtatctgcagctctctctggtttgacctgacACAggttctcctggtactttgcagaaccCTGGAGAACCTGCTGCAGTTCTTGTGTAGATCcagactgtcccagtgtttctgacTCTTCATGTGTATAccctctgtgggggtcagaccatctgctgcaggactcctggttctcctTACCTctagttcttcatgaactctagtgggttctttatggacttgttgtCCTGCTCAGTGAACCTGGGATCAGACACCTGTTGTGTGATGAGAATCTAAAACATCGAAAGTGgctaaaacttttgcacagtactttGGATTTGGGGACCATCAGCCTCTGCTCGTTAATCTCTGGGCTCAGCACGGACGTAAACCTATGAGCTGTATCGGGATCATTGTTCTTTGGGACAGTCTGCACAGCTACGGTACCTTGAAGTCCTCTGGCAGCAGCAGTTTGCAGGTCCGCAGGAAGCTGAGGATGTAGCGGAAGATGTCTCCGTCTCGGTCGATGAAGTAGTGCTGCTTCAAACTGTCCAACACGATGGGCTCGGTGCCGTTAAACAGACGACTGAtcctgcacagacagaaaagatgaTTTTTAACAGAACGTTTTTCTTTTGCCTCTTTTCTGCAAACATGGAAACTGTCTGACCTTCGACTGCAGGAGCCGGGATCTGGTTTAGTTCTGGCCCGggtcaaacacaaactgtgcatCTTGTGCTCAGTGTCCATCAGGACGGCACCAGCTTCGCTTAAGGTTTTAAAACCAAGTACTTCACAGAAATAAATCCCAAACCAGCACAATTCCCCATCTGAGCTGCTGGTAAACTAATGTGGAAGAAGCACCTGCTGACGACAGATTCACTTCCTTCACGAGGAAAAGTCCTGATTTCTGGCTTCAGATACGAGTTTTGTCTAATTTTCTAAGCAAACGAAAACGAGCCGTTAGTCCAGTGGACCCTGACGACACGACATGGGACACAAATATTATGACGAAGCTTTTAGCAGGAAGGTGACGTCATTCTTCGCCACACTGAAGCTCCGCCTCTTTCTCTCATCCAATCACTGCACTGCACCTGGTGCATGGGGAGTCCCTATTAACCATGACGTCACTGCTGAGAACACAAGCAGCAGGAAGAGTCATGCACCAGCATCTGCCCCCactcagcagcaacatgtcACATCAGAGAGAAAAGTTTTTACAAAAGGTTTGAAGTTTTGtgcttctgtttattttctcgCTCGTGCAAACATCCAGTTTCCCTGCAGAGAGCAGTAGAAAGTACTGCAGTCGAATACTCTCTCAGTACCGTGGATGCAGTATAACGTGGTGCAGCACCGTGCCGTCGTAAACCCAAGACCTCTGGGACGTTACCTGAACACAAATGCTGTGAGGGACAGGTTTCTGCAGGTTTATCAATAAATGGAGATTTAAACCTCACATTTCCCACAGActggctctgctgcagctgcagcctcacagaAGCAGCTCTGTGCATAGAAGCTCTGCAGCACCATGAGCGCCGAGTCTCTGACCTCAGGTCTGTTTCATGTGAAGGCCTCTCGCTGTTTGAAGTCTGTGCTGAGCTTCGTTTTCACTCTG contains:
- the LOC113132645 gene encoding BTB/POZ domain-containing protein kctd15-like isoform X2, with the protein product MSRMSLSRSPVSPLTTQGIPSPAQLTKANAPVHIDVGGHMYTSSLATLTKYPESRISRLFNGTEPIVLDSLKQHYFIDRDGDIFRYILSFLRTCKLLLPEDFKDFPQLYEEARYYQLTPMVRELERWQAEREAQRTSPCECLVVRVTPDLGERIALSGEKVLIEEIFPETGDVMCNSVNAGWNQDPTHVIRFPLNGYCRLNSVQVLERLFQKGFGIKASCGGGVDSSQFSEYVLCRDLRHSQSVTSTPIRIKQEPLD
- the LOC113132645 gene encoding BTB/POZ domain-containing protein kctd15-like isoform X1, producing MSAVSVSSQEGRSMSRMSLSRSPVSPLTTQGIPSPAQLTKANAPVHIDVGGHMYTSSLATLTKYPESRISRLFNGTEPIVLDSLKQHYFIDRDGDIFRYILSFLRTCKLLLPEDFKDFPQLYEEARYYQLTPMVRELERWQAEREAQRTSPCECLVVRVTPDLGERIALSGEKVLIEEIFPETGDVMCNSVNAGWNQDPTHVIRFPLNGYCRLNSVQVLERLFQKGFGIKASCGGGVDSSQFSEYVLCRDLRHSQSVTSTPIRIKQEPLD